The following nucleotide sequence is from Pseudonocardia abyssalis.
CGGGTGCAGTCGGCGCTGGTGCGGCTGTCCCGCTCCTACACCGAGGACGGCCGCGGCATCGACCTGCGCCACGTCGGCGGCGGGTGGCGGTTCTACACCCGCGAGACCTACGCGCCCTACGTCGAGCGGCTGCTCCTCGACGGGCAGCGCGCGAAGCTCACCCGGGCCGCGCTGGAGACCCTCGCGGTGATCGCGTACCGGCAGCCGGTGACCCGTGCGCGGGTCTCCGCGGTGCGCGGCGTCAACTGCGACGGGGTGCTGCGTACCCTGGTGTCCCGTGGGCTGGTGCAGGACGCCGGTATCGACGGCGCGACGCAGGGCACCCTGTTCCGCACCACCGAGATGTTCCTGGAGCGCCTGGGGCTGTCCTCCGTGGAGGACCTGCCCCCGCTGGCCCCGCTGCTGCCCGATGTGGACTCGATCGACGACATGTGAGAAGTAGGACCGTGAACCCCAGCGAAGACCGTGACGGCGTGCGACTGCAGAAGGTGCTGGCCCAGGCCGGCGTGGCGTCGCGACGGGCGTCGGAGGAGCTGATCGCGCAGGGCCGGGTCAGCGTCGACGGCAAGATCGTGCGCGAGCAGGGCCGCCGCATCGACCCCGACACCGCCGTCGTGCACGTCGACGGGTCGCGGATCGTGCTGAGCGACGACATGGTCTACCTCGCCCTGAACAAGCCGCGCGGGCTGCTGTCCTCGATGTCCGACGACCTCGGCCGCCCCAGCGTCGGCGACCTCATCGTCGAGCGCGGGATCGTGGAGGAGCACTTCACCGGTGCGCCGCGCAGCCGCCTGTTCCACGTCGGCCGCCTCGACGCCGAGACCGAGGGCCTGCTGCTGCTCATGAACGACGGCGACCTCGGCCACCGACTCATGCACCCGTCCTACGAGGTGCAGAAGACCTACGTCGCCGAGGTGATGGGGCAGCTCCCGCGCGACCTGGGCAAGCGTCTGCGTGCCGGCGTGGACCTGGAGGACGGTCCGGTCGTCGTCGACTCCTTCAAGCTCGTCGACTCCACCCCGGGCCGGTCCATGGTGGAGCTGAAGATCCACGAGGGGCGCAAGCACGTGGTGCGCCGCCTGCTCGACGAGGTCGGGTTCCCGGTGCAGCGGCTCGTGCGCACCGCCGTCGGCGACGTGCAGCTGGGCGACCAGCGGCCCGGCAAGTTCCGGCCGCTCAACCGCGAGGAGATCGGGTCGCTCTACAGGTCCGTGGGGCTGTAGCCGCCCGCGCAGACGCATGCCGCTGACGTCGCCGGATCCGCCGCACGGCATGATGAGTGCGGCCCACGTCCGTGGGTCGCAGGCCGTGATGCGGCGAGCAGGGGGCCGCGCGGCCCCCGGATGAGGGGTCGGTCGTGGTGGCGGGCAGGTTGCACGGGGTCGTCGCGATGGACGGACCGTCCGGCACCGGGAAGTCCACCGTCGCCAGGCGGCTCGCGCGCGAGTGCGCGGTGCCCTACCTCGACACCGGCGCGATGTACCGGGCGGCGACTCTCGCGGTGCTGCGCGCGGGACTCGGGCCCGACAGCTCCGCCCGCGACGTCGTGCTCGCCGCCGCGCAGGCGCGGATCGAGTCGGGCACCGATCCGGCCGCGCCGCGGATCCTGCTCTCCGGCGAGGACGTCGAGTCCGAGATCCGCGGGGCCGAGGTGACGGGGCTCGTCAGTGCCGTGTCGGCGCACCCGGAGATCCGCGAGCTGATCGTCGGGCGCCAGCAGGAGCTCATCGCCGGCGCGGTCGCGTCCGACGGCGGGATGGTCGTGGAGGGCCGCGACATCGGCACCGTCGTGGCCCCGGACGCCGCGCTGAAGGTCTACCTCACCGCCTCCGACGAGATCCGTGCCGCCCGCAGGGGCGCGCAGGACCGCAAGGCCGGCCGCGCGGCCGACGCCGCCACGGTGCTCGCCGCCGTCCGCCGTCGCGACCACCTCGACACCACCCGTACCGTCTCGCCCCTGACCGCCGCCGCCGACGCCGTCGTCCTGGACACCGACCACCTGAGCGTGGACGCCGTGCTCGACGAGCTGCGTAGGCTGGTGGGGGAGCGGGGCCTCGTCCGGTGACGGGGACCCAACTCCCCACCGGATCGTGGCCGTGGTTC
It contains:
- the scpB gene encoding SMC-Scp complex subunit ScpB encodes the protein MDALNGDVAEESEQLSLFADAELDGALEALLLVVDAPTEAESLALALDQPVARVQSALVRLSRSYTEDGRGIDLRHVGGGWRFYTRETYAPYVERLLLDGQRAKLTRAALETLAVIAYRQPVTRARVSAVRGVNCDGVLRTLVSRGLVQDAGIDGATQGTLFRTTEMFLERLGLSSVEDLPPLAPLLPDVDSIDDM
- a CDS encoding pseudouridine synthase; amino-acid sequence: MRLQKVLAQAGVASRRASEELIAQGRVSVDGKIVREQGRRIDPDTAVVHVDGSRIVLSDDMVYLALNKPRGLLSSMSDDLGRPSVGDLIVERGIVEEHFTGAPRSRLFHVGRLDAETEGLLLLMNDGDLGHRLMHPSYEVQKTYVAEVMGQLPRDLGKRLRAGVDLEDGPVVVDSFKLVDSTPGRSMVELKIHEGRKHVVRRLLDEVGFPVQRLVRTAVGDVQLGDQRPGKFRPLNREEIGSLYRSVGL
- the cmk gene encoding (d)CMP kinase produces the protein MDGPSGTGKSTVARRLARECAVPYLDTGAMYRAATLAVLRAGLGPDSSARDVVLAAAQARIESGTDPAAPRILLSGEDVESEIRGAEVTGLVSAVSAHPEIRELIVGRQQELIAGAVASDGGMVVEGRDIGTVVAPDAALKVYLTASDEIRAARRGAQDRKAGRAADAATVLAAVRRRDHLDTTRTVSPLTAAADAVVLDTDHLSVDAVLDELRRLVGERGLVR